One window from the genome of Amphiprion ocellaris isolate individual 3 ecotype Okinawa chromosome 23, ASM2253959v1, whole genome shotgun sequence encodes:
- the lrch4 gene encoding leucine-rich repeat and calponin homology domain-containing protein 4 isoform X1, whose product MAAGDGAQLPATVAASRSVEKALEEAAASGALNLSNRKLKEFPRSARNYDLSDITHADLSKNRLCELPEELCQFISLETLSLYHNGMRSLSSNLGNLQALTYLNLSRNLLSSLPPSVFQLPLLRVLIVSNNKLSSLPASIYSLTHLRQLDVSCNELQRLPGELGQLECLRDLNLRRNQLTTLPEEISELPLVRFDVSCNRISHVPLCYRHLRHLQSILLDNNPLQMPPAQICSKGKYHIFKYLNMEACKRSQEELEKHLRPTGFNSCLSDQELFTGQFGGLDSGFNSVDSGSKRWSGNESADDFSERSLRMAEVSRDQRNLEEENRSPLEANKVNGEAEQVDFIDSSVTEEEEEEIRMDPSTPALTAPSLEHKEGSSQSQTQDSTTCRSSLHVEVGPPSSASSSPLSPSSPTLEERRRPGTLFIWQERERLQQQREKASLLKSSTKTGSHVASALQTGSSSCGASPENSNSHSGLRHRCASADQMSTATPSVLLQRSSSRTDVPSSQKTSPPPGQAQKPNSFLFRTSSRTNVKPTAVFSLGESGRSESRTTLRSPKEERPDITELRKTLESRLKISLPEDLGEALSNGTVLCQLVNHIRPRSVSIIHIPSPAVPKLSLAKCRLNVENFTAACRKLGVPETEVCVSSDVLLYKLPAVLRCVTALLAMERGEMVEESSPRHSSPTSSSSSSLLSTDFLFFYCAAMALLYVLYCYLLT is encoded by the exons ATCTGTCTAAGAACCGTCTGTGTGAGCTTCCAGAAGAGCTCTGTCAGTTCATCTCTCTGGAGACACTGAGCCTGTACCACAATGGGATGCGTTCACTGTCCTCCAATCTGGGCAACCTCCAGGCCCTGACCTACCTCAACCTCAG TCGTAATCTCCTGTCCAGTTTACCCCCATCAGTGTTTCAGCTTCCCCTCCTGCGAGTCCTCATCGTCAGTAACAACAAGCTTTCTTCACTGCCTGCCTCCATATACTCGCTGACACACCTCCGGCAACTG GATGTAAGCTGTAATGAGCTGCAGCGTTTGCCAGGAGAGCTTGGTCAGCTAGAGTGTCTGAGAGACTTAAATCTGAGGAGGAACCAGCTCACCACTTTGCCTGAAG AAATATCCGAGCTCCCCCTTGTTCGGTTTGATGTGTCCTGCAACCGAATTTCTCACGTGCCCTTGTGCTACCGACACCTCCGGCATCTGCAGAGCATCTTGCTGGACAACAACCCACTGCAGATGCCACCTGCACAGATCTGCTCCAAGGGCAAATACCACATCTTCAAGTACCTCAACATGGAGGCCTGTAAGAGGAgtcaggaggagctggagaaacACCTGAGGCCAACTGGATTTAACAGTTG CCTGTCAGACCAGGAGCTGTTCACAGGTCAGTTTGGAGGGCTGGACTCTGGCTTCAACAGTGTGGACAGCGGCAGCAAAAGATGGTCTGGGAATGAG TCAGCAGATGACTTCTCAGAGCGTTCCCTCCGCATGGCTGAGGTCAGCAGAGACCAGAGGAACCTGGAAGAGGAGAATAGATCTCCTTTGGAAGCTAACAAAG TCAATGGAGAGGCTGAGCAGGTGGACTTCATTGACAGCAGTGtgacagaagaagaggaggaggagatcaggATGGATCCATCTACACCTGCTCTCACAGCACCTTCTCTG GAGCACAAGGAGGGATCTTCACAGTCCCAAACCCAGGACTCAACAACGTGCCG ATCCAGCCTCCACGTTGAGGTGGGCCCCCCGTCGTCCGCCTCCTCGTCTCCTCTGTCACCCTCTAGCCCCACCCTGGAGGAGCGGAGGAGGCCTGGCACACTGTTCATCTGGCAGGAGAGGGAGCGGCTTCAGCAGCAGAGGGAGAAGGCGAG TTTGTTGAAGTCATCCACCAAAACAGGAAGTCATGTGGCCTCTGCACTACAGACGGGAAGTAGCTCATG TGGTGCATCACCAGAGAACAGCAACTCTCACTCCGGCTTGCGGCACCGATGTGCG aGTGCTGACCAAATGAGCACAGCGACCCCTTCAGTCCTTCTGCAGCgctccagcagcagaacag ATGTCCCATCCTCCCAAAAGACGTCCCCTCCTCCTGGTCAGGCCCAGAAGCCCAACAGTTTCCTGTTTCGCACCTCCTCCCGCACCAACGTCAAACCCACAG CTGTCTTCAGTCTTGGTGAGTCTGGCAGAAGTGAGTCTCGCACGACGCTGCGTTCACCCAAAGAGGAGAGACCAGACATCACAGAGTTACGCAAG ACTCTGGAGTCTCGGCTGAAGATCAGTCTGCCAGAGGATCTGGGTGAAGCTCTGTCCAATGGCACTGTCCTCTGCCAGCTGGTCAATCACATTAGACCCCGCTCCGTGTCAATCATCCACATTCCCTCCCCTGCAGTG ccaAAACTGAGCTTGGCAAAGTGTCGATTAAACGTGGAGAATTTCACTGCAGCTTGTCGCAAGCTGGGAGTCCCTGAG actgaagtgtgtgtgtcctcTGATGTGCTTCTGTATAAGCTGCCCGCTGTGCTGCGCTGTGTAACGGCCCTGCTGGCCATGGAGAGGGGGGAGATGGTGGAGGAAAGCTCGCCTCGCCACTCCTCACCTACGTCTTCATCGTCCTCTTCGCTGCTGTCCACAGACTTCCTGTTCTTCTACTGTGCAGCCATGGCGCTGCTCTACGTCCTCTACTGCTACCTGCTTACCTAA